The Megasphaera elsdenii DSM 20460 genome includes the window ATTGCCTTTTTCGTCATGCACGCCTCGACCAACGCCGTCCTCAAATTGACAGGCAAAGTATTGGCCAACAATACCGTAGCTCCCGATGTCCTGGAAGGTACGATTGCCAACGTCTGCGGCATCATGTCCCTTCAGGAAGGCGTCTTCGGCGGTATCATCGTCGGCATCGGCGTCGCCTACCTGCACAACCGCTATCATAAAATCGTCTTGCCCAACGCCCTGTCTTTCTTCGGCGGGTCGCGTTTCATCCCCATCATTTCCACCGTCGTCTACATGTTCGTCGGCATCGCCATGTACTTCGTCTGGCCAGTCGTCCAGAATGGTATCTTCGCCCTCGGCGGCCTGGTCACGGGGACGGGCTATATCGGCACGTTGATTTTCGGTATCATCAAGCGGGCCCTCATCCCCTTCGGCCTGCATCACGTCTTCTACCTGCCATTCTGGCAGACCGGCGTCGGCGGCTCGATGATGATCGACGGCAACCTCGTCCAGGGCGGCCAGAACATCTTCTTCGCCCAGCTTGCATCGCCTAACGTCACCCACTTCAGTGCCGATGCCACCCGGTATTTCTCGGGTGAATTTATCTTCATGATCTTCGGCCTGCCCGGCGCTGCCCTGGCCATGTACCGCACGGCTAAACCGGAAAAACGGAAAGTCGCCGGTGGCCTGCTCTTGTCGGCAGCCCTGACTTCCATGTTCACAGGAATCACGGAACCGATTGAATTTTCCTTCCTCTTCGTCGCTCCGATGCTTTTCTACGTCCAGGTCATCCTGGCCGGTGCGGCTTACATGATTGCCCACATGCTGAACATCGCCGTCGGCCTGACCTTCTCTGGCGGCCTCCTGGACTTGTTCATCTTCGGCATCCTGCAAGGGGAAGCCAAGACCAACTGGATGTACATCATCCCGGTCGGCATCATCTATTTCTTCCTCTACTACTTCATCTTCACCTTCCTCATCAAGAAGTTCGACCTCAAGACACCGGGCCGTGAAGACGATGACGTAGAAACGAAACTCTACACCAAAGCCGACGTCAAAGCCCGCGATGCCGCTGCCAAAGCCGGCGACGGCGAAGCTACTACCGACGTCGTCAGCCAGGCCATCACCCGCGCCCTCGGCGGTACCCGGAACATCACCTCCGTCGACTGCTGTGCTACGCGCCTGCGCTGCTCCGTAGCCGATTCGGCCTTAGTCAACGATGCCGCCTTGAAAGCGACCGGTGCTGTCGGCGTCATCAAGAAAGGCCAGGGTGTCCAGGTCGTCTATGGCCCGCAAGTCGCCGTCATCAAAGCCAACCTGGAAAGCTATCTGGCAACCAACCCGGCAGACGGCCCCATCGAAGCCGCACCGGCTGCAGAACCGTCTCCAGCAGCTGAAACCCTGAACGCTTCGGAAACGCCAGCTGAACCGGAAACAGCCGCAGAAAAACACTACTTCAATTCTCCCTTCACGGGCAGCCTCCATCCCATTACGGAAGCCCCGGACGAAGCTTTTGCCAGCAAGATGACCGGCGACGGCTTCTTCGTCACCCCGACCGACGGCACGGTCTATGCACCGGAAGACGGGACGGTCACCTTCGTCTTCGACACAAAACATGCCATGGGCATGACCACAGCCGACGGCGTAGAATACCTCCTGCACATCGGCATCGATACGGTCAAGCTCGAAGGCAAGGGCTTCAAAGTCTTTGTCGAAAACGGCCAGGACGTCAAGAAAGGCGATAAACTGATGGAATTCGACGACGAATACATCAAAGCCAACGCCCCGTCCGACGCCTGCCTGTGCATCTTCACCGACCTCGAAGAAGGCAAAGAAGTACACCTGGCAGCCGAAGGCAACGTAAAAGCCGGCGACCAGGCCGTCTGGTTCTAATGGTAAAACCGCAGACCGCAGGTAAGCCTCTCCTGATAGGAGAGGTGCCCCGCAGGGCCGAAGAGGTTGAACCCCTCAGTCACCTTTGCTGACAGCTCTCCTGATAGGAGAGCCAACGGGCCGTGAGCCACGAACCCTTACAAAAAAAGCGCTGTCGCGATGCGACAGCGCTTTTTTTAGCAGGCAGCAGCTAGCGGCTAATGGCTCTCCGGGATTCCCGCATGGCCCGGGACGGGCCGCCCACGTGCGGCCCCTACGACGAGCCACGAGCCACTAATACAACTTCTTATAAATGCCGTACACCTTATCGTAATCGAGGGGCACAAAACTGTGCTTCATGAGACGCTGCTGATTTTCGATGACCGACTTAGCAAATTCCGGCAATTCTTCTTCTTTGACGCCGTATTCATGGAGCGCTTTTTTGGGCAGGATGACGTTGAGCAGTTTTTCCAGTTCTGCATAGACATTTTCCGGTTCGCAGCCCAGGATATCGGCAATGAAGCGATTCAACTTAGCGATTTCCCCATCTGATTTGATGGACATGTAGCAGTTCATGACGCCTGTGAACATGGCGTAGTTCGATTCCCCATGAGGAACATGATATTTCGCCCCTAAGGGATAGCTCATGGCGTGAACCGCAGCGCAACCCGGGACGCTGAAGGCGATGCCGGCCCAGTTGCTGGCCAGGAGAAAATCTTTCATGAGCGGAATACGGGCTTCCGGACCGTGGTCGCGGATCTGCAAGTACCCTTTGAGGATGAGTTCGATGGCGTTATAACTGAAGACGCGGAAGCTGGCGCTGGAATCCGGAGACAAGGCCGATTCGACAGCGTGAACCAGGGCGTCGATGGAGCTGGTCGCAAAGACCTTGAACGGCAGGGTCTTCAAGAGCTGCGAAATGAGGACAGCCTTGTCGGCATACAGGGCGTTGTCGGCAAGGCCCTTCTTCGTATTGCGGCTGACCAGGGCCATGACCGATACATTGGTGACTTCGCTGCCCGTCCCGCATGTCGTCGGGATGAGGATGAGTTCCTTTTCTTTTTCCACAGGAATCTTGCCATCGAATAAATCGAGGACCGGGCTGACCTGCTTCAAGACGAACAACTTGCACAAGTCCATGACCGTGCCGCCGCCGATACCGATGATGCGCTTCACATCTTTCGGCATATCTTTATAAATGGCTTCGGCCATTTCATCAGACGGTTCACCCATACCATACTTTTCCTGGAACAAGACGTGGCACGTAAGGCCTAAGTCCTTAAAATTCGGGTCGAAGATGTACTGATTGGTAATAATCAAATCATCCGCCCCAACCTGCAAATCTTCCACAAACTCCCGGCATGTATCATAAGAGTAAATCGTCGGTTTCAACTGTAATTCAATCATGTAGATACCCCTTTCTGTTGGTTAATGGATTCATCGCCTCTAGTGTAACAAAGACCGAAACATTTTTGCAAGAGCCCGGTTGACCGTGATATAATAAACCTGTCCTGGGGGAGGATGGGTTCTGGTGTTCCCTCTGGTCTTCAAAACCAGCATGAGGGGTTAAGAGCTTCTCAGGTGGGTTCGATTCCCACACTTCCCCGCCAAAAAAAGGCGCTGTCACACGAAGACAGCGCCTTTTTGAGTTTTAAGTTTGAAGTTGAAAGTTTGATGTGGATGGGAAAAAATTTAAAAGCCATTGTCTCAAACATCATACATCAAACATTCTTACTTGATTTTTCATCCGTCTTGTCTGCTATCTCCTTCGTTTCATCGGTATTGACAGCTTCCTTGAATTCACGGAGACTCTTGCCCAAAGCCCGGCCGATCGTCGGCAGTTTCCCCGGTCCAAACACAATTAGGGCAATAATTAAAATGAGCAGTAATTCCGGTGCACCTAAGCCAAACATCGTCATTCCCCCTATAATACCATTACTTCCTTACATGACTTCATGATACCCTTATCCAGGCAGGCTGTCAATGAAGGCGCGCGGGTAGGAAAATTATGTCGCCAAAATATAATATATCTATCGTCCGTCCATAAAAAACGAAATTGTATACAGGAAATATATAAAAGATAAGCTGTCTTACAAAGGGTATCTTCATAAGACAGCTTATCTTTTGTTATTCAAAACCTTTTTCACGCGTTATGGCCATTCCCTGAGCTCCTTCTATTGTCAGCCATTGATGGAATAAAAATCGCTTCACATGGATAACAATAGATTGATATCCTTGTTGAATCTGTAATTTAGGATGATACCAAATAATAATATCATCAACTAGCTCAAAAGGATATTCCATTTGTTGACCCG containing:
- a CDS encoding PTS transporter subunit IIABC, whose protein sequence is MKDQVFSILQAVGRSFMLPVAILPIAGLLLGIGASFTNATTIQTYGLESILGSGTMLHSLLTIMSDAGNIIFGNLPIIFAVGVAIGMAKQEKEVAALSAMIAFFVMHASTNAVLKLTGKVLANNTVAPDVLEGTIANVCGIMSLQEGVFGGIIVGIGVAYLHNRYHKIVLPNALSFFGGSRFIPIISTVVYMFVGIAMYFVWPVVQNGIFALGGLVTGTGYIGTLIFGIIKRALIPFGLHHVFYLPFWQTGVGGSMMIDGNLVQGGQNIFFAQLASPNVTHFSADATRYFSGEFIFMIFGLPGAALAMYRTAKPEKRKVAGGLLLSAALTSMFTGITEPIEFSFLFVAPMLFYVQVILAGAAYMIAHMLNIAVGLTFSGGLLDLFIFGILQGEAKTNWMYIIPVGIIYFFLYYFIFTFLIKKFDLKTPGREDDDVETKLYTKADVKARDAAAKAGDGEATTDVVSQAITRALGGTRNITSVDCCATRLRCSVADSALVNDAALKATGAVGVIKKGQGVQVVYGPQVAVIKANLESYLATNPADGPIEAAPAAEPSPAAETLNASETPAEPETAAEKHYFNSPFTGSLHPITEAPDEAFASKMTGDGFFVTPTDGTVYAPEDGTVTFVFDTKHAMGMTTADGVEYLLHIGIDTVKLEGKGFKVFVENGQDVKKGDKLMEFDDEYIKANAPSDACLCIFTDLEEGKEVHLAAEGNVKAGDQAVWF
- a CDS encoding 4-hydroxybutyrate dehydrogenase, with the translated sequence MIELQLKPTIYSYDTCREFVEDLQVGADDLIITNQYIFDPNFKDLGLTCHVLFQEKYGMGEPSDEMAEAIYKDMPKDVKRIIGIGGGTVMDLCKLFVLKQVSPVLDLFDGKIPVEKEKELILIPTTCGTGSEVTNVSVMALVSRNTKKGLADNALYADKAVLISQLLKTLPFKVFATSSIDALVHAVESALSPDSSASFRVFSYNAIELILKGYLQIRDHGPEARIPLMKDFLLASNWAGIAFSVPGCAAVHAMSYPLGAKYHVPHGESNYAMFTGVMNCYMSIKSDGEIAKLNRFIADILGCEPENVYAELEKLLNVILPKKALHEYGVKEEELPEFAKSVIENQQRLMKHSFVPLDYDKVYGIYKKLY
- the tatA gene encoding twin-arginine translocase TatA/TatE family subunit; protein product: MFGLGAPELLLILIIALIVFGPGKLPTIGRALGKSLREFKEAVNTDETKEIADKTDEKSSKNV